Proteins encoded together in one Dasypus novemcinctus isolate mDasNov1 chromosome 9, mDasNov1.1.hap2, whole genome shotgun sequence window:
- the AGO4 gene encoding protein argonaute-4 isoform X2, whose amino-acid sequence MVRHFKMQIFGDRQPGYDGKRNMYTAHPLPIGRDRVDMEVTLPGEGKDQTFKVSVQWVSVVSLQLLLEALAGHLNEVPDDSVQALDVITRHLPSMRYTPVGRSFFSPPEGYYHPLGGGREVWFGFHQSVRPAMWNMMLNIDVSATAFYRAQPIIEFMCEVLDIQNINEQTKPLTDSQRVKFTKEIRGLKVEVTHCGQMKRKYRVCNVTRRPASHQTFPLQLENGQAMECTVAQYFKQKYSLQLKYPHLPCLQVGQEQKHTYLPLEVCNIVAGQRCIKKLTDNQTSTMIKATARSAPDRQEEISRLVKSNSMVGGPDPYLKEFGIVVHNEMTELTGRVLPAPMLQYGGRNKTVATPNQGVWDMRGKQFYAGIEIKVWAVACFAPQKQCREDLLKSFTDQLRKISKDAGMPIQGQPCFCKYAQGADSVEPMFKHLKMTYVGLQLIVVILPGKTPVYAEVKRVGDTLLGMATQCVQVKNVVKTSPQTLSNLCLKINAKLGGINNVLVPHQRPSVFQQPVIFLGADVTHPPAGDGKKPSIAAVVGSMDGHPSRYCATVRVQTSRQEISQELLYSQEVIQDLTNMVRELLIQFYKSTRFKPTRIIYYRGGVSEGQMKQVAWPELIAIRKACISLEEDYRPGITYIVVQKRHHTRLFCADKTERVGKSGNVPAGTTVDSTITHPSEFDFYLCSHAGIQGTSRPSHYQVLWDDNCFTADELQLLTYQLCHTYVRCTRSVSIPAPAYYARLVAFRARYHLVDKDHDSAEGSHVSGQSNGRDPQALAKAVQIHHDTQHTMYFA is encoded by the exons ATGGTGCGGCACTTCAAGATGCAAATATTTGGTGATAGGCAGCCTGGCTATGATGGCAAAAGAAATATGTACACGGCGCATCCGCTGCCAATTGGACGGGATAGG gTTGATATGGAGGTGACCCTTCCAGGTGAGGGTAAAGACCAAACTTTTAAAGTGTCTGTTCAGTGGGTATCAGTGGTCAGCCTTCAGTTGCTTTTAGAAGCTTTGGCCGGGCACTTAAATGAAGTCCCTGATGACTCAGTACAAGCCCTTGATGTTATCACAAGACACCTTCCCTCCATGAG GTACACTCCGGTGGGCCGTTCCTTTTTCTCACCTCCTGAAGGTTACTACCATCCTCTGGGTGGGGGCAGAGAGGTTTGGTTTGGCTTCCATCAGTCTGTGAGACCTGCTATGTGGAATATGATGCTCAATATTGATG TATCTGCAACTGCTTTCTACCGGGCTCAGcctatcattgagttcatgtgtGAGGTTTTAGACATTCAGAACATCAATGAGCAGACCAAACCTCTAACAGACTCCCAGCGTGTCAAGTTTACCAAAGAAATCAGAG GTCTTAAAGTTGAGGTGACCCACTGTGGACAGATGAAACGAAAATATCGAGTTTGTAATGTGACTAGACGGCCAGCCAGTCATCAAAC TTTTCCTTTACAGCTAGAAAATGGTCAAGCTATGGAATGTACAGTAGCTCAATATTTTAAGCAAAAGTATAGTCTGCAGCTGAAATATCCCCATCTTCCCTGTCTACAAGTGGGACAAGAACAAAAACATACTTACTTGCCTCTTGAG GTCTGTAATATAGTGGCAGGACAACGATGTATAAAGAAGCTCACAGACAATCAGACTTCCACGATGATCAAAGCAACAGCAAGATCTGCTCCCGACAGGCAGGAAGAGATCAGCAGACTG GTGAAGAGTAACAGCATGGTGGGTGGACCTGATCCCTACCTTAAAGAATTTGGTATTGTTGTACACAATGAAATGACAGAGCTCACAGGCCGAGTGCTTCCAGCACCAATGCTGCAATATGGCGGCAGG aataaaacagTAGCCACACCCAACCAGGGTGTCTGGGACATGCGAGGAAAGCAGTTTTATGCTGGCATTGAAATTAAAGTTTGGGCAGTTGCTTGTTTTGCGCCTCAGAAACAATGTAGGGAAGATTTACTAAA GAGTTTCACTGACCAGCTACGTAAAATCTCCAAGGATGCAGGAATGCCCATCCAGGGTCAGCCGTGTTTCTGCAAGTACGCACAAGGTGCAGACAGTGTGGAGCCCATGTTTAAGCACCTGAAAATGACTTACGTGGGCCTGCAGCTAATAGTGGTTATCTTGCCTGGAAAGACCCCCGTATATG CGGAAGTGAAACGTGTTGGAGATACCCTTCTGGGCATGGCCACACAGTGTGTCCAGGTAAAAAATGTAGTGAAGACCTCACCCCAAACTCTTTCCAACCTTTGCCTGAAGATAAATGCAAAGCTCGGAGGAATTAACAATGTGCTTGTACCTCATCAAAG GCCCTCAGTGTTCCAGCAGCCTGTCATCTTCCTGGGAGCAGACGTCACGCACCCTCCGGCAGGGGATGGGAAGAAGCCCTCCATTGCTGCTGTTGTGGGCAGTATGGATGGCCACCCCAGTCGGTACTGTGCCACCGTCCGGGTGCAGACCTCCCGTCAGGAGATCTCCCAGGAGCTCCTCTACAGCCAGGAGGTAATCCAGGACCTCACAAACATGGTTCGAGAGCTGCTGATCCAGTTCTACAAATCCACACGCTTCAAACCCACTCGAATCATCTATTACCGTGGAGGGGTATCCGAGGGACAGATGAAACAG GTAGCTTGGCCAGAACTAATAGCAATTCGAAAGGCATGTATTAGCTTGGAAGAAGATTACCGGCCAGGAATAACCTATATTGTAGTGCAGAAAAGACACCACACACGACTCTTCTGTGCAGATAAAACAGAAAGG gtAGGGAAAAGTGGCAACGTACCAGCAGGCACCACAGTGGATAGTACCATCACACATCCTTCTGAATTTGACTTTTACCTCTGTAGTCATGCAGGAATTCAG GGAACCAGCCGTCCTTCACATTACCAGGTCTTGTGGGATGATAACTGTTTCACCGCAGATGAGCTGCAGCTACTGACCTACCAGCTGTGTCACACTTACGTGCGGTGCACACGCTCAGTCTCTATTCCAGCCCCTGCATATTATGCCCGGCTTGTAGCATTTAGGGCAAGGTATCATCTGGTGGATAAAGATCATGACAG TGCGGAAGGCAGTCATGTGTCAGGACAGAGCAACGGCCGGGATCCTCAGGCTTTGGCTAAGGCTGTGCAGATCCACCATGATACCCAGCACACCATGTATTTTGCCTGA
- the AGO4 gene encoding protein argonaute-4 isoform X1 has translation MEALGPGPPTGLFQPPRRPGLGTVGKPIRLLANHFQVQIPKIDVYHYDVDIKPEKRPRRVNREVVDTMVRHFKMQIFGDRQPGYDGKRNMYTAHPLPIGRDRVDMEVTLPGEGKDQTFKVSVQWVSVVSLQLLLEALAGHLNEVPDDSVQALDVITRHLPSMRYTPVGRSFFSPPEGYYHPLGGGREVWFGFHQSVRPAMWNMMLNIDVSATAFYRAQPIIEFMCEVLDIQNINEQTKPLTDSQRVKFTKEIRGLKVEVTHCGQMKRKYRVCNVTRRPASHQTFPLQLENGQAMECTVAQYFKQKYSLQLKYPHLPCLQVGQEQKHTYLPLEVCNIVAGQRCIKKLTDNQTSTMIKATARSAPDRQEEISRLVKSNSMVGGPDPYLKEFGIVVHNEMTELTGRVLPAPMLQYGGRNKTVATPNQGVWDMRGKQFYAGIEIKVWAVACFAPQKQCREDLLKSFTDQLRKISKDAGMPIQGQPCFCKYAQGADSVEPMFKHLKMTYVGLQLIVVILPGKTPVYAEVKRVGDTLLGMATQCVQVKNVVKTSPQTLSNLCLKINAKLGGINNVLVPHQRPSVFQQPVIFLGADVTHPPAGDGKKPSIAAVVGSMDGHPSRYCATVRVQTSRQEISQELLYSQEVIQDLTNMVRELLIQFYKSTRFKPTRIIYYRGGVSEGQMKQVGKSGNVPAGTTVDSTITHPSEFDFYLCSHAGIQGTSRPSHYQVLWDDNCFTADELQLLTYQLCHTYVRCTRSVSIPAPAYYARLVAFRARYHLVDKDHDSAEGSHVSGQSNGRDPQALAKAVQIHHDTQHTMYFA, from the exons ATGGAGGCGCTGGGACCCG GACCTCCAACCGGCCTGTTTCAGCCACCTCGTCGTCCTGGCCTTGGAACTGTTGGAAAACCAATTAGACTCTTAGCCAATCATTTTCAGGTTCAGATTCCTAAAATAGATGTGTATCACTATGATGTGGATATTAAACCAGAAAAGCGGCCTCGTAGAGTCAACAG GGAGGTAGTAGACACAATGGTGCGGCACTTCAAGATGCAAATATTTGGTGATAGGCAGCCTGGCTATGATGGCAAAAGAAATATGTACACGGCGCATCCGCTGCCAATTGGACGGGATAGG gTTGATATGGAGGTGACCCTTCCAGGTGAGGGTAAAGACCAAACTTTTAAAGTGTCTGTTCAGTGGGTATCAGTGGTCAGCCTTCAGTTGCTTTTAGAAGCTTTGGCCGGGCACTTAAATGAAGTCCCTGATGACTCAGTACAAGCCCTTGATGTTATCACAAGACACCTTCCCTCCATGAG GTACACTCCGGTGGGCCGTTCCTTTTTCTCACCTCCTGAAGGTTACTACCATCCTCTGGGTGGGGGCAGAGAGGTTTGGTTTGGCTTCCATCAGTCTGTGAGACCTGCTATGTGGAATATGATGCTCAATATTGATG TATCTGCAACTGCTTTCTACCGGGCTCAGcctatcattgagttcatgtgtGAGGTTTTAGACATTCAGAACATCAATGAGCAGACCAAACCTCTAACAGACTCCCAGCGTGTCAAGTTTACCAAAGAAATCAGAG GTCTTAAAGTTGAGGTGACCCACTGTGGACAGATGAAACGAAAATATCGAGTTTGTAATGTGACTAGACGGCCAGCCAGTCATCAAAC TTTTCCTTTACAGCTAGAAAATGGTCAAGCTATGGAATGTACAGTAGCTCAATATTTTAAGCAAAAGTATAGTCTGCAGCTGAAATATCCCCATCTTCCCTGTCTACAAGTGGGACAAGAACAAAAACATACTTACTTGCCTCTTGAG GTCTGTAATATAGTGGCAGGACAACGATGTATAAAGAAGCTCACAGACAATCAGACTTCCACGATGATCAAAGCAACAGCAAGATCTGCTCCCGACAGGCAGGAAGAGATCAGCAGACTG GTGAAGAGTAACAGCATGGTGGGTGGACCTGATCCCTACCTTAAAGAATTTGGTATTGTTGTACACAATGAAATGACAGAGCTCACAGGCCGAGTGCTTCCAGCACCAATGCTGCAATATGGCGGCAGG aataaaacagTAGCCACACCCAACCAGGGTGTCTGGGACATGCGAGGAAAGCAGTTTTATGCTGGCATTGAAATTAAAGTTTGGGCAGTTGCTTGTTTTGCGCCTCAGAAACAATGTAGGGAAGATTTACTAAA GAGTTTCACTGACCAGCTACGTAAAATCTCCAAGGATGCAGGAATGCCCATCCAGGGTCAGCCGTGTTTCTGCAAGTACGCACAAGGTGCAGACAGTGTGGAGCCCATGTTTAAGCACCTGAAAATGACTTACGTGGGCCTGCAGCTAATAGTGGTTATCTTGCCTGGAAAGACCCCCGTATATG CGGAAGTGAAACGTGTTGGAGATACCCTTCTGGGCATGGCCACACAGTGTGTCCAGGTAAAAAATGTAGTGAAGACCTCACCCCAAACTCTTTCCAACCTTTGCCTGAAGATAAATGCAAAGCTCGGAGGAATTAACAATGTGCTTGTACCTCATCAAAG GCCCTCAGTGTTCCAGCAGCCTGTCATCTTCCTGGGAGCAGACGTCACGCACCCTCCGGCAGGGGATGGGAAGAAGCCCTCCATTGCTGCTGTTGTGGGCAGTATGGATGGCCACCCCAGTCGGTACTGTGCCACCGTCCGGGTGCAGACCTCCCGTCAGGAGATCTCCCAGGAGCTCCTCTACAGCCAGGAGGTAATCCAGGACCTCACAAACATGGTTCGAGAGCTGCTGATCCAGTTCTACAAATCCACACGCTTCAAACCCACTCGAATCATCTATTACCGTGGAGGGGTATCCGAGGGACAGATGAAACAG gtAGGGAAAAGTGGCAACGTACCAGCAGGCACCACAGTGGATAGTACCATCACACATCCTTCTGAATTTGACTTTTACCTCTGTAGTCATGCAGGAATTCAG GGAACCAGCCGTCCTTCACATTACCAGGTCTTGTGGGATGATAACTGTTTCACCGCAGATGAGCTGCAGCTACTGACCTACCAGCTGTGTCACACTTACGTGCGGTGCACACGCTCAGTCTCTATTCCAGCCCCTGCATATTATGCCCGGCTTGTAGCATTTAGGGCAAGGTATCATCTGGTGGATAAAGATCATGACAG TGCGGAAGGCAGTCATGTGTCAGGACAGAGCAACGGCCGGGATCCTCAGGCTTTGGCTAAGGCTGTGCAGATCCACCATGATACCCAGCACACCATGTATTTTGCCTGA
- the AGO4 gene encoding protein argonaute-4 isoform X3 has protein sequence MEALGPGPPTGLFQPPRRPGLGTVGKPIRLLANHFQVQIPKIDVYHYDVDIKPEKRPRRVNREVVDTMVRHFKMQIFGDRQPGYDGKRNMYTAHPLPIGRDRVDMEVTLPGEGKDQTFKVSVQWVSVVSLQLLLEALAGHLNEVPDDSVQALDVITRHLPSMRYTPVGRSFFSPPEGYYHPLGGGREVWFGFHQSVRPAMWNMMLNIDVSATAFYRAQPIIEFMCEVLDIQNINEQTKPLTDSQRVKFTKEIRGLKVEVTHCGQMKRKYRVCNVTRRPASHQTFPLQLENGQAMECTVAQYFKQKYSLQLKYPHLPCLQVGQEQKHTYLPLEVCNIVAGQRCIKKLTDNQTSTMIKATARSAPDRQEEISRLVKSNSMVGGPDPYLKEFGIVVHNEMTELTGRVLPAPMLQYGGRNKTVATPNQGVWDMRGKQFYAGIEIKVWAVACFAPQKQCREDLLKSFTDQLRKISKDAGMPIQGQPCFCKYAQGADSVEPMFKHLKMTYVGLQLIVVILPGKTPVYAEVKRVGDTLLGMATQCVQVKNVVKTSPQTLSNLCLKINAKLGGINNVLVPHQRPSVFQQPVIFLGADVTHPPAGDGKKPSIAAVVGSMDGHPSRYCATVRVQTSRQEISQELLYSQEVIQDLTNMVRELLIQFYKSTRFKPTRIIYYRGGVSEGQMKQVAWPELIAIRKACISLEEDYRPGITYIVVQKRHHTRLFCADKTERVGKSGNVPAGTTVDSTITHPSEFDFYLCSHAGIQGTSRPSHYQVLWDDNCFTADELQLLTYQLCHTYVRCTRSVSIPAPAYYARLVAFRARYHLVDKDHDSAEGSHVSGQSNGRDPQALAKAVQIHHDTQHTMYFA, from the exons ATGGAGGCGCTGGGACCCG GACCTCCAACCGGCCTGTTTCAGCCACCTCGTCGTCCTGGCCTTGGAACTGTTGGAAAACCAATTAGACTCTTAGCCAATCATTTTCAGGTTCAGATTCCTAAAATAGATGTGTATCACTATGATGTGGATATTAAACCAGAAAAGCGGCCTCGTAGAGTCAACAG GGAGGTAGTAGACACAATGGTGCGGCACTTCAAGATGCAAATATTTGGTGATAGGCAGCCTGGCTATGATGGCAAAAGAAATATGTACACGGCGCATCCGCTGCCAATTGGACGGGATAGG gTTGATATGGAGGTGACCCTTCCAGGTGAGGGTAAAGACCAAACTTTTAAAGTGTCTGTTCAGTGGGTATCAGTGGTCAGCCTTCAGTTGCTTTTAGAAGCTTTGGCCGGGCACTTAAATGAAGTCCCTGATGACTCAGTACAAGCCCTTGATGTTATCACAAGACACCTTCCCTCCATGAG GTACACTCCGGTGGGCCGTTCCTTTTTCTCACCTCCTGAAGGTTACTACCATCCTCTGGGTGGGGGCAGAGAGGTTTGGTTTGGCTTCCATCAGTCTGTGAGACCTGCTATGTGGAATATGATGCTCAATATTGATG TATCTGCAACTGCTTTCTACCGGGCTCAGcctatcattgagttcatgtgtGAGGTTTTAGACATTCAGAACATCAATGAGCAGACCAAACCTCTAACAGACTCCCAGCGTGTCAAGTTTACCAAAGAAATCAGAG GTCTTAAAGTTGAGGTGACCCACTGTGGACAGATGAAACGAAAATATCGAGTTTGTAATGTGACTAGACGGCCAGCCAGTCATCAAAC TTTTCCTTTACAGCTAGAAAATGGTCAAGCTATGGAATGTACAGTAGCTCAATATTTTAAGCAAAAGTATAGTCTGCAGCTGAAATATCCCCATCTTCCCTGTCTACAAGTGGGACAAGAACAAAAACATACTTACTTGCCTCTTGAG GTCTGTAATATAGTGGCAGGACAACGATGTATAAAGAAGCTCACAGACAATCAGACTTCCACGATGATCAAAGCAACAGCAAGATCTGCTCCCGACAGGCAGGAAGAGATCAGCAGACTG GTGAAGAGTAACAGCATGGTGGGTGGACCTGATCCCTACCTTAAAGAATTTGGTATTGTTGTACACAATGAAATGACAGAGCTCACAGGCCGAGTGCTTCCAGCACCAATGCTGCAATATGGCGGCAGG aataaaacagTAGCCACACCCAACCAGGGTGTCTGGGACATGCGAGGAAAGCAGTTTTATGCTGGCATTGAAATTAAAGTTTGGGCAGTTGCTTGTTTTGCGCCTCAGAAACAATGTAGGGAAGATTTACTAAA GAGTTTCACTGACCAGCTACGTAAAATCTCCAAGGATGCAGGAATGCCCATCCAGGGTCAGCCGTGTTTCTGCAAGTACGCACAAGGTGCAGACAGTGTGGAGCCCATGTTTAAGCACCTGAAAATGACTTACGTGGGCCTGCAGCTAATAGTGGTTATCTTGCCTGGAAAGACCCCCGTATATG CGGAAGTGAAACGTGTTGGAGATACCCTTCTGGGCATGGCCACACAGTGTGTCCAGGTAAAAAATGTAGTGAAGACCTCACCCCAAACTCTTTCCAACCTTTGCCTGAAGATAAATGCAAAGCTCGGAGGAATTAACAATGTGCTTGTACCTCATCAAAG GCCCTCAGTGTTCCAGCAGCCTGTCATCTTCCTGGGAGCAGACGTCACGCACCCTCCGGCAGGGGATGGGAAGAAGCCCTCCATTGCTGCTGTTGTGGGCAGTATGGATGGCCACCCCAGTCGGTACTGTGCCACCGTCCGGGTGCAGACCTCCCGTCAGGAGATCTCCCAGGAGCTCCTCTACAGCCAGGAGGTAATCCAGGACCTCACAAACATGGTTCGAGAGCTGCTGATCCAGTTCTACAAATCCACACGCTTCAAACCCACTCGAATCATCTATTACCGTGGAGGGGTATCCGAGGGACAGATGAAACAG GTAGCTTGGCCAGAACTAATAGCAATTCGAAAGGCATGTATTAGCTTGGAAGAAGATTACCGGCCAGGAATAACCTATATTGTAGTGCAGAAAAGACACCACACACGACTCTTCTGTGCAGATAAAACAGAAAGG gtAGGGAAAAGTGGCAACGTACCAGCAGGCACCACAGTGGATAGTACCATCACACATCCTTCTGAATTTGACTTTTACCTCTGTAGTCATGCAGGAATTCAG GGAACCAGCCGTCCTTCACATTACCAGGTCTTGTGGGATGATAACTGTTTCACCGCAGATGAGCTGCAGCTACTGACCTACCAGCTGTGTCACACTTACGTGCGGTGCACACGCTCAGTCTCTATTCCAGCCCCTGCATATTATGCCCGGCTTGTAGCATTTAGGGCAAGGTATCATCTGGTGGATAAAGATCATGACAG TGCGGAAGGCAGTCATGTGTCAGGACAGAGCAACGGCCGGGATCCTCAGGCTTTGGCTAAGGCTGTGCAGATCCACCATGATACCCAGCACACCATGTATTTTGCCTGA